The bacterium DNA segment GGAAGCTCCAGTACTTATTGAGGTTACAAAAGATAATATAAAGCAAAAAATAATGCATTATGCCCCCGAATCTTTTGTTATTAAAGGAGATAAAATTTCCGCTCCTGAATTAATGACTTTTAAATTTCCGATTACTTTAGGTATTATGCCTTCAATGAAGTGCTTTACGGATTGTATTTATTGCTATATGGGACGCCATATGGCTCCCAAGTATTCTTCTCTCCCATTTTCAAGGTGGAAAGAGTTGCTTAGCGAAATGGAAGAATATCAGTTGGGTGAAATAGCTTTTGGCGGCGGAGATCCGATGTGTTATGAATATATTGTAGACATGTTGGAGATAATTGGAACTTTTAATCCTCCAACTGTAATTACTTTAGCTACTAAATCTTACATTTCAACAGAAGTAGCTCGCCGTCTATCAAAAATTCCACGATTGGAATTACAAATAAGCTTGGACAGCACCGACCCCAAAATTGCAGATGCAATGACACAGAGGAAAGGATATGGGGAGAAAGCAATTGAATCTATTAAGAATTGTTTATCTGCAGGGTTGTCTATGGCTGTTAAGGCGGTAGTAACTCCCCTTAACATTAAAGCTATGCCGCAAACAATATTGGACTTACACAATTTAGGTGTCTATCCTGTCAGAGCCGCTCTTTATGGTCGGTCAATGTTTCGTCATAAAGATGAGTTGTTTAATAAAACAAATGAATACGAAGAGTTTGAGAGAAGTGTTAAAGAAATTCAAGCAAAACATGGTTTTAAAGTTCAGTTGCAGGGTGGTTATCCTCAGGAAGATGAATTTCCGGAACAACCTGAAATGAGTTGGAAAAAACGTAGTAGATGCACTGCGGGTAGAGAGCAAGTTGTTATCTTGCCTGATGGTAGTTTGATTGGTTGTGAGCAAATTCCACAAATACCGGAATATTTTTTTGGTAGTGTTGCTAAAGATTCACTCTATGATGTTTGGAATTCGGAATCTTTTAAGAAAAAGGCATACGATATTCCTATGGAGAAATATAAAGGCACTGCCTGTTATGGTTGTAAAGAGTTTAAGGAATGCCACTCTGCTTTTGGTCAAGGTTACTGTATGCGCGAATCCTATAGATTATATGGAACAATATATGCGCCATCTCCAGGTTGCCCTTATACTGACAAAAAACTCCCCCGGCAACAGTGATAAAAGATGGGAGGTGGCATTCAAATAAAGTAGTTTCTCCGTTAATCTTATGCAGTTATGAACAAGTCTTAAAACCCCGTGGTAGTTATCAAGTATTTGATTAAAGAATATCTTGCAAATGTCTTTTACTTGTCTGATAATTAGTGGAGAATAGATGCGAATCAATCCGGGACGAAAAAAGAGACAAAAAAGTTTTTTAGTGCGGGATATTCTTGAAATTGAAAAAGAAGCTTTTGAAAGAGGTTTAATCCCTTCTTTTGATATTAACCTTCTCCTGGATATTTTTTACCAGGTAAAAAAGAAAGCAAAGGAATACCTCAAATACAGGGTTTGCCCTGTTGCCCAACTAAAAGCAATACATAAGGCAATGGATGAACTGTTTGAGGTTTCGGGAGAGGAACCCTCACTCCTTATGTCTGAAGGATTGGCAAAGAGGAAATTAGATTGTGACTTGACATGTGGCGTATACCTTTCCATTGCCCGGGAGTTGAATCTTCCTTTTTATGGAGCTCTTGTTCCTTCCCATGCTATTCTTACTTGGAGAGTAGGACAATCTTTCCTGTATTTTGATACCATTAGTGGCGATATTACTAATGCTTCCAGTCTGAAATCATTCCGAAAGAGTATTCTATTTCCACCTCTTTACGATAAAGAGTTCATGTCCACTTTCTATAATACTTTGGGAGTTAGATTTGCTGAAGTTGGTAAACATCAGGATGCAATTTTCTTTTTTAATAAAGCATTAAAGTGTTATTCGTTGGATGTTCGTCTGTTTTACCATAAGGCGGTTTCCCTTGCTCAATTAGGACATTATAAACAAGCAGTAAGTTGGTGTGAGAAGGCAATTAATCTTGATTCTTTTGATTGGAAAGCACATTTTAATATGGGAGTATGTTTGGCAATGTCAGGAAAATACGAAGAAGCGATTAATTCCTACAACCGTGCAGAAAAACTTCATCCGAAGGATTACCGTATTTACTATTATCGGGCTGATGCTTTAATGCATTCAGGGCATTTGGCTTTAGCTATTAAAGATTATAAAAAAGCCCTGTTTATTCATTCGGGCGATGATGGACTTCGCAAAGATTATGAAACAGCTCTTCGCTACTCTCAAGA contains these protein-coding regions:
- a CDS encoding radical SAM protein, whose product is MGKSNIFLEEETVLGINKYVRLRQEKSGVILYWSVERIGIGDEIDSSKMSSLSSSTAMILALFDGKRSLKEIFQAVKYIWDNPPLTFIEFCKELEQFTVKKAPPLNLEAPVLIEVTKDNIKQKIMHYAPESFVIKGDKISAPELMTFKFPITLGIMPSMKCFTDCIYCYMGRHMAPKYSSLPFSRWKELLSEMEEYQLGEIAFGGGDPMCYEYIVDMLEIIGTFNPPTVITLATKSYISTEVARRLSKIPRLELQISLDSTDPKIADAMTQRKGYGEKAIESIKNCLSAGLSMAVKAVVTPLNIKAMPQTILDLHNLGVYPVRAALYGRSMFRHKDELFNKTNEYEEFERSVKEIQAKHGFKVQLQGGYPQEDEFPEQPEMSWKKRSRCTAGREQVVILPDGSLIGCEQIPQIPEYFFGSVAKDSLYDVWNSESFKKKAYDIPMEKYKGTACYGCKEFKECHSAFGQGYCMRESYRLYGTIYAPSPGCPYTDKKLPRQQ
- a CDS encoding tetratricopeptide repeat protein: MRINPGRKKRQKSFLVRDILEIEKEAFERGLIPSFDINLLLDIFYQVKKKAKEYLKYRVCPVAQLKAIHKAMDELFEVSGEEPSLLMSEGLAKRKLDCDLTCGVYLSIARELNLPFYGALVPSHAILTWRVGQSFLYFDTISGDITNASSLKSFRKSILFPPLYDKEFMSTFYNTLGVRFAEVGKHQDAIFFFNKALKCYSLDVRLFYHKAVSLAQLGHYKQAVSWCEKAINLDSFDWKAHFNMGVCLAMSGKYEEAINSYNRAEKLHPKDYRIYYYRADALMHSGHLALAIKDYKKALFIHSGDDGLRKDYETALRYSQEP